One Perognathus longimembris pacificus isolate PPM17 chromosome 2, ASM2315922v1, whole genome shotgun sequence DNA segment encodes these proteins:
- the Ykt6 gene encoding synaptobrevin homolog YKT6: MKLYSLSVFYKGEPKVVLLKAAYDVSSFSFFQRSSVQEFMTFTSQLIVERSAKGSRASVKEQEYLCHVYVRNDSLAGVVIADSEYPSRVAFTLLEKVLDEFSKQVDRIDWPVGSPATIQYTALDAHLSRYQNPREADPMSKVQAELDETKIILHNTMESLLERGEKLDDLVSKSEVLGTQSKAFYKTARKQNSCCAIM; this comes from the exons ATGAAGCTGTACAGCCTCAGCGTTTTCTACAAAGGCGAGCCCAAGGTGGTTCTGCTCAAAGCAGCCTACGACGTGTCTTCCTTCAGCTTCTTCCAGAGGTCCAG TGTTCAGGAATTCATGACCTTCACAAGTCAACTGATTGTGGAACGCTCAGCGAAAGGCAGCAGAGCTTCTGTCAAAGAACAAG AGTATCTGTGCCATGTTTATGTTCGGAATGACAGTCTTGCAGGTGTGGTCATTGCTGACAGTGAATACCCCTCTAGAGTGGCCTTTACATTACTGGAGAAG GTATTAGATGAATTCTCCAAGCAAGTCGACAGGATAGACTGGCCAGTAGGTTCTCCCGCTACAATCCAGTACACAGCCCTGGATGCTCACCTTAGTAGATACCAG AACCCTCGAGAAGCTGATCCCATGAGTAAAGTGCAAGCTGAACTAGATGAGACCAAAATCATTTTG CACAACACTATGGAGTCTTTGTTAGAGCGAGGAGAGAAGCTCGATGACTTGGTGTCCAAATcggaagtactgggaactcagtcTAAAGCCTTCTATAAGACG GCCCGGAAACAAAACTCGTGCTGTGCAATCATGTGA